Part of the Nitrosophilus alvini genome, AGAGGATGAAAAAATTCATAGATTCTCTTCTAGGAGTCTGAAGGAGCTGCTATGTTCAAAAAAATAGTGTCTGTTCTCTTTTTTGGTATAATTCTGGCTTTTGCGGGAGTTGATATAAACAGTGCTTCTAAAAAAGAGCTGATAAAGCTTAAAGGTATAGGTCCTGCCAAAGCGA contains:
- a CDS encoding ComEA family DNA-binding protein; protein product: MFKKIVSVLFFGIILAFAGVDINSASKKELIKLKGIGPAKAKAIMKYRRKQKFVKIEDIMNVKGIGPKIFEKIKDDIEVGE